From a region of the Triticum aestivum cultivar Chinese Spring chromosome 7D, IWGSC CS RefSeq v2.1, whole genome shotgun sequence genome:
- the LOC123164580 gene encoding uncharacterized protein isoform X5, whose product MPQRIRTPPLIPSPTPISLLRRRQPFDAAEPLAIECLLHYECKQQEVSSWHNNVVNWSLLHRQVLALGGLLPRFHSGRGHSSYGSGNVSTHSQVQLHWLSASRICSNTEYLQTQKAMSTSAQGTSTSDYFSYIWGLMQQRWEVTNILEENRDIQLRCIKLLNL is encoded by the exons ATGCCCCAGCGGATCCGTACGCCGCCGCTGATCCCTTCGCCGACGCCGATCTCGTTGCTACGTCGACGGCAACCATTTGACGCCGCCGAACCCCTTGCCATCGAGTGTCTCCTCCATTATGAGTGCAAGCAACAGGAGGTGTCCTCTTGGCACAACAACGTGGTCAACTGGTCACTCCTTCATCGACAGGTTCTTGCGCTTGGTGGATTACTTCCACGGTTCCACAGTGGGAGGGGACACTCAAGCTACG GTTCAGGCAATGTCTCCACCCACTCGCAAGTTCAACTACATTGGCTGAGTGCAAGCAGGATCTGTAGTAATACTGAGTACTTACAAACGCAGAAAGCTATGTCTACATCTGCACAAG GAACTTCTACATCCgattatttctcatatatttgggGTCTGATGCAGCAAAG GTGGGAAGTGACAAACATTTTGGAAGAAAATAGGGACATCCAACTCAGGTGCATCAAGCTGCTCAACCTATAA
- the LOC123164580 gene encoding uncharacterized protein isoform X2, producing the protein MFVGLSKGMQWRLHEAWQMYVDAWKTNIPEFKNPFAPSRTPSQRIRTPPLIPSPTPISLLRRRQPFDAAEPLAIECLLHYECKQQEVSSWHNNVVNWSLLHRQVLALGGLLPRFHSGRGHSSYGSGNVSTHSQVQLHWLSASRICSNTEYLQTQKAMSTSAQGTSTSDYFSYIWGLMQQRQITISE; encoded by the exons ATGTTCGTCGGTCTCTCCAAGGGAATGCAGTGGCGTCTGCATGAGGCATGGCAGATGTACGTGGATGCGTGGAAAACCAACATCCCAGAATTCAAGAATCCCTTTGCTCCATCGAGGACACCATCACAG CGGATCCGTACGCCGCCGCTGATCCCTTCGCCGACGCCGATCTCGTTGCTACGTCGACGGCAACCATTTGACGCCGCCGAACCCCTTGCCATCGAGTGTCTCCTCCATTATGAGTGCAAGCAACAGGAGGTGTCCTCTTGGCACAACAACGTGGTCAACTGGTCACTCCTTCATCGACAGGTTCTTGCGCTTGGTGGATTACTTCCACGGTTCCACAGTGGGAGGGGACACTCAAGCTACG GTTCAGGCAATGTCTCCACCCACTCGCAAGTTCAACTACATTGGCTGAGTGCAAGCAGGATCTGTAGTAATACTGAGTACTTACAAACGCAGAAAGCTATGTCTACATCTGCACAAG GAACTTCTACATCCgattatttctcatatatttgggGTCTGATGCAGCAAAG ACAGATCACTATCAGTGAGTAA
- the LOC123164580 gene encoding uncharacterized protein isoform X1 gives MFVGLSKGMQWRLHEAWQMYVDAWKTNIPEFKNPFAPSRTPSQRIRTPPLIPSPTPISLLRRRQPFDAAEPLAIECLLHYECKQQEVSSWHNNVVNWSLLHRQVLALGGLLPRFHSGRGHSSYGSGNVSTHSQVQLHWLSASRICSNTEYLQTQKAMSTSAQGTSTSDYFSYIWGLMQQRWEVTNILEENRDIQLRCIKLLNL, from the exons ATGTTCGTCGGTCTCTCCAAGGGAATGCAGTGGCGTCTGCATGAGGCATGGCAGATGTACGTGGATGCGTGGAAAACCAACATCCCAGAATTCAAGAATCCCTTTGCTCCATCGAGGACACCATCACAG CGGATCCGTACGCCGCCGCTGATCCCTTCGCCGACGCCGATCTCGTTGCTACGTCGACGGCAACCATTTGACGCCGCCGAACCCCTTGCCATCGAGTGTCTCCTCCATTATGAGTGCAAGCAACAGGAGGTGTCCTCTTGGCACAACAACGTGGTCAACTGGTCACTCCTTCATCGACAGGTTCTTGCGCTTGGTGGATTACTTCCACGGTTCCACAGTGGGAGGGGACACTCAAGCTACG GTTCAGGCAATGTCTCCACCCACTCGCAAGTTCAACTACATTGGCTGAGTGCAAGCAGGATCTGTAGTAATACTGAGTACTTACAAACGCAGAAAGCTATGTCTACATCTGCACAAG GAACTTCTACATCCgattatttctcatatatttgggGTCTGATGCAGCAAAG GTGGGAAGTGACAAACATTTTGGAAGAAAATAGGGACATCCAACTCAGGTGCATCAAGCTGCTCAACCTATAA
- the LOC123164580 gene encoding uncharacterized protein isoform X4, with product MFVGLSKGMQWRLHEAWQMYVDAWKTNIPEFKNPFAPSRTPSQRIRTPPLIPSPTPISLLRRRQPFDAAEPLAIECLLHYECKQQEVSSWHNNVVNWSLLHRQVLALGGLLPRFHSGRGHSSYGSGNVSTHSQVQLHWLSASRICSNTEYLQTQKAMSTSAQGGK from the exons ATGTTCGTCGGTCTCTCCAAGGGAATGCAGTGGCGTCTGCATGAGGCATGGCAGATGTACGTGGATGCGTGGAAAACCAACATCCCAGAATTCAAGAATCCCTTTGCTCCATCGAGGACACCATCACAG CGGATCCGTACGCCGCCGCTGATCCCTTCGCCGACGCCGATCTCGTTGCTACGTCGACGGCAACCATTTGACGCCGCCGAACCCCTTGCCATCGAGTGTCTCCTCCATTATGAGTGCAAGCAACAGGAGGTGTCCTCTTGGCACAACAACGTGGTCAACTGGTCACTCCTTCATCGACAGGTTCTTGCGCTTGGTGGATTACTTCCACGGTTCCACAGTGGGAGGGGACACTCAAGCTACG GTTCAGGCAATGTCTCCACCCACTCGCAAGTTCAACTACATTGGCTGAGTGCAAGCAGGATCTGTAGTAATACTGAGTACTTACAAACGCAGAAAGCTATGTCTACATCTGCACAAG GTGGGAAGTGA
- the LOC123164580 gene encoding uncharacterized protein isoform X3 has translation MFVGLSKGMQWRLHEAWQMYVDAWKTNIPEFKNPFAPSRTPSQRIRTPPLIPSPTPISLLRRRQPFDAAEPLAIECLLHYECKQQEVSSWHNNVVNWSLLHRQVLALGGLLPRFHSGRGHSSYGSGNVSTHSQVQLHWLSASRICSNTEYLQTQKAMSTSAQDRSLSVSKQLFN, from the exons ATGTTCGTCGGTCTCTCCAAGGGAATGCAGTGGCGTCTGCATGAGGCATGGCAGATGTACGTGGATGCGTGGAAAACCAACATCCCAGAATTCAAGAATCCCTTTGCTCCATCGAGGACACCATCACAG CGGATCCGTACGCCGCCGCTGATCCCTTCGCCGACGCCGATCTCGTTGCTACGTCGACGGCAACCATTTGACGCCGCCGAACCCCTTGCCATCGAGTGTCTCCTCCATTATGAGTGCAAGCAACAGGAGGTGTCCTCTTGGCACAACAACGTGGTCAACTGGTCACTCCTTCATCGACAGGTTCTTGCGCTTGGTGGATTACTTCCACGGTTCCACAGTGGGAGGGGACACTCAAGCTACG GTTCAGGCAATGTCTCCACCCACTCGCAAGTTCAACTACATTGGCTGAGTGCAAGCAGGATCTGTAGTAATACTGAGTACTTACAAACGCAGAAAGCTATGTCTACATCTGCACAAG ACAGATCACTATCAGTGAGTAAACAATTGTTCAATTAA